The Capricornis sumatraensis isolate serow.1 chromosome 15, serow.2, whole genome shotgun sequence DNA segment GGCTGACCAAGTCCATCGGGGTGTCCAACTTCAACCACAAGCAGCTGGAGAAGATCCTGAACAAGCCAGGGCTCAAGTACAAGCCCGTCTGCAACCAGGTGAGCAGCTtggctcctctccctcctgctcttcaCAACCTCCTTCTTGCCCTGGAGCCTGATGTCTGTCTGTTCTCCCCTGCTGTTCATCTGACCTTTGTGGGTCAGAGGATTCTAGAGAGCAGAGCCTCTCTGGATGGTGTGAATAGAATCCATAACAGTATCTCTATTTACAAACATCTGGCTGGAAAAGGTGAGTTGCCTTTCTTCTAAACTGTGGGTAGAACTCAGAACTAGAGGAAGGAGGCATTTCCCTGAGATGGAAGGATGAACAGATGGAGGGAAGTGTGCCCTGAAGAGAACTGCATACAGGAAGGAAGATGATAAAAACATGGAACCAGAAGTAAATTAATGAAGAGTCACAACAGCTGAGATGGATTTTAAGGGTTTGTGTGGGGTTCTGATGTCTGAATTCTTGGTCTAGTTGTCTCAGCATTTATGAGTCTTAAACAGGGAGCATAGTTCAGAAAAATGTGTTAGAGGTGATGAAAATCATCCAGGTTAGAGGGTGAAGTTAAAGGCTCAAGGTGATACTAGTAATTTATGAAATAGTTACTCAAGAACATCTACTCAAATGTAGAGCACAGCTTTTGATTACTCAGTATTGGACTGGTTCTCCCATCCATGTCTATCATAAAATTAACTGTATAAATacacttttctttgtttcttgtaaATGTTGACATTTCCAGTTTTCATTTAATGTTCTAGTCTTTCCTTTAGCCTTTGAAAACTTTTAGTCTTTCTCTGTCATATTAATATTGCCTTTGCATATAATCTGACACTCTTCTCTTTGGGCATTCTACAGGTGGAATGTCACCCTTATCTCAACCAGAGCAAACTGTTGTATTTCTGCAAGTCACATGAAATCGTTCTTGTTGCCTATGCTGCTCTGGGATCCCAACGAGTAAAAGAATGGTATTGAATCCTAATGAAGACATCTGGAGTTTCCCTGAAATTCAATATTTGATGAAACAATTTAAATAGCACAGTACTTGGAAATCTCTCATaggcagaagggagagaggggtgggatgaaatTAATCCTTTTATCTTCCCATCACCCAGACAAGTTTTCTACATTGTATTAGCTTGTAGATTCATCAATAACAAATGTCTGCACTGAAATCTATATAGAATCCCCCAGTTGAGACCAGAGACACAAGGTGATGTCATGATTTACTTATTAACTAATGAACACATTTGTAAAAACAGATGTTGCAAGCCTCAGTTAGCCCATATCTAAAATTTGGATAATATGTAACTACTCGGTATATCACGATAGAAAACATTTCAATTTGAAGCATTTCTGTGAACATCCtagaaaaataatgatgaaataaaCGTGTCTTATTTTTGAGACTACTCAATTTTTATCAATAccttaaaaagtgaaatttaaaaacaattcctGGGCTCCTCCTACTGTCTCTCTATTCATGCCCTTGATTGCAGAAGAAAAACAACCCctgagaattaaagaaaataatccaCAATTTGGCATTCTGGTCTCAACTCAATAATGCATCTGAATCACCTGCAGAGCTCTGTAAACAAAAAATGGGCAGTGTCTCAGTTGAGGTTCTGATTCAGTTTGTCTTCAGCTTAGCCATggaatttgtatttctaataagATCCCAAGTaatactgatgctgctggtccctgGACCAGACTTTGGGAAGCATTGGTCTGGAGTGGACCTACTTGGTCTGTTTGAGAAGCCTCCTTAGAAACTGCGTAGTCTCAGCTCCTCAACATTTCTGAAATTCCTTCCAGGGTGAACCCAAACCACCCCGTTCTCCTGGAGGACCCGGTTCTCTCTGCCATTGCTCAAAAGCACAAGAAAACGGCAGCTCTGGTTGCCCTTCGCTACCAGATACAACGCGGGGTTGTGGTTCTGGCCAAGGGTAACAACAAGAAGTGGATCAAAGAGAACATACAGGTGACGAGCAGGGCTGTGGGCAGAGGGCTCCGAAGGAAAATATCTTAGTTTCTCTGTTCTCAATTGATAAAATTgcatcatgtgatttttcttagACTGTTTGAATTGCTCTAACAAAACACTACAGGCTGAGTGGctgtgaaaaaatttaaatttgtttctcacagttgtGAACCTGTAGATCTGAGATCAGGATCCGGGTGGTTGGGTGAGGGCTCTCCTCCAGGTCACAGGCTTCTCCTTGTATTTTACATGTTGGAAGGGAAACAGAGCTCTCTCAAGTCTCTTATATGAATATGATATTCTTGAAATCTCATTTGTGAGGGCTCTGCCATCATGACCTACTCCTCCCTCAAAGGCTCCATTTTTAACACCataacatgtgaatttgggggcACAAAAATTTTCTTTAACTTCCAAAGCCTTGTGGTTTTATTACTATTTCCCTGAATACTAATAGGCTTTCATCTTCATACATTTAATCTTTTTGAGTTTCTGTCTTTGTGAAGTTCCTCTTAATGACTTTGTCTGTCCACTTTAGCTaggttgtttctctttttatgtatttgtagGAGACCATTATTCTGCCCTTAGCTGTATAGGAAACTCTCCTCAGTTTCAGGATTTAATGCGGAGTTCATTTATGTATCTGAATCTGTGGTTTGAAAATGAGCCTGCACTCAGCTCAGCTGTTGTCCTCTAGGCTGGGCTCTTTTGTGCGTTTGCAGTTCAGTGCTGAGCAGCTCGGGAGTTCTGCTTTAGCAGGTGGATGTGGCTCTTGTTAGAGGAGCCTGAAgacttttctttatagtttttattgGCTAGAATAAGGCAACTAACCTAGTCTTCTTTTCAGCACAGTGATATGATTCTCAGTGAGTGAGTGGGGAGAAAAACCTCTTCcttttgggtcacaaagagttggacatactaAGTGACTGAATAACTAAAACAATTGTCCATTTCCACGTTTTCCTTGTCAACTCTGCCACATATCAAGTGTCCATAAGTACATTTCTGCCCACTcttgtttatttaactatttCTGTACTGTGTTACTGAAGTAAAAAAtaagttttgctttttagtatggTACGTTCTTCTATTTTAAGGATGTCTTGACTGCTTTTGACTAGTTCTTCTCTTATTTAAAATTCAGTATCATTATACCAACTTCCACAACAGAATATGTGCTTGTCTTTGGTTCATGTTGCACTGAAACAAGAGATCACTTcggagaaaatgaatttctttacAAAATTGAGCCTCCATTTCCATTTGTTATGAtgtgaatttttaataatttgttgtTCCTTAATGTTTAAACACCTCTCATAACTTTCTCCAGGAATGTATGTACATAAAGGTGTTTTTTTAGATTCAGTCATAGATAATGAGTAGTTTGATATCAGATTGCTGAACAGGCTTTCTCAGGGGAGCCTCCTTCCCACATTGCTTCAGCCAAATGCTGTTGCCCTTAGGGTATGTTGGGGAGAGGCAATCAGTCTAATGTCAACTCAGGTTCAAGTATCAAGTCGGGAGTGTCTAAAAGCAGTGTGtttggaaaaaaatgattttagattcctttttttttgtctcaAGTAATTCACTTGGAAAGATAAGCGACTGATGTGATGTAATGTTTGTGAGgtggacagagaaggagaaggtgtGGGAAGGGAGAGGTGAGAACTCAGCAGAGGGTCCTAAGCTTATTCATCTGGAAACTGAGGACAGACATGCTTCCCTATCCCCTCTTCTTGTCTCCATCCAGCTGGAAAGTCCTCCAGCCCCCAGGGGGAGGCTGGCTCCTTCGGGGAGAGGTCAGTGtgattcttctttccttccaggTGTTTGACTTTGAACTGACTCCAGAAGACATGAAAGCAATCGATGGCCTCAATCATAATATAAGATACTATGATCTTCACCTGTAAGTGACTTGCCTATGTTTCCCACAGATACTGTTTTCTTTAGCAGGCAGGTCAGCAGGAGAGCTTagctttttaaaagcttaaatCTAGGAAAACAGTGCTGATTTCTAGAGTAGGAGTAAACCAGGGGCTTCCTGCAGACCTCAGGCCAGAGGTTTCCTCCAGGGCTCTGTCTCTGACCAAGAGGAATGTGATGGGGCCCAGGCCAGCCCATCAATAAAATCATCTGAGTTGACATCCTGGTGAATTCACTACTTTGTGCCCCTAATCCCTGTGCCTGGTGTACCTCCTCTCAAGGCTGAGGGACtcaggaaacacagagggcacAGTGCTTGCAGCCCTGTATTCTTTCAGGGTCCCGTGAATATGTTTAATCTCTATTTCTTTCTACATCAGtggaaaattattatattaataatattttgtataataATGAATCCATCATGAATTGCAttcaagttttgttgttgttatttagtcactcagtcatttccaactcttggTCTTCCAtggatgtagcccgccaggctcctctgtccctgggatttcacaggcaagaatactgaagtgagttgccatttccttctccaggggatcttgctgactcagggatcaaacccatgtctcctgctttgcaggtggatcctttaccactgagccacctaggaagcctgaaATCATGTTAACCCCAACACAACTATAAAATGTATTGTAGATGTTTTTTAATGGAGGAAGGTCCTAGAAAGGCCAACATCCATCAGTGCTGTGATGTCACATGGGCCTGTCCCACCCTTTCCCCTAAGGGTCTGGTGGACATTCTCCCTTATGGACATTTCTTCACCAAGACACCATCTGTTTCCTACAAATCAATCGCTTCACTGCCCTTTCTTCCCTGTTACAACTCCCATATCTTCATCCTTGTTATCTCACAAAACTGAATTACAAGTAGATCTTGAGCTTAACTGACCCTCCAGTGAGTGACTGCTTAGCAGGACATACTCAGGTAAGATTATCTGGGTCTCTGTGGTTTCTTGAGTCAAGACTCACACCAGTGTTGCATTTGTCCATCAGAGGTCCCTGGGGAGCCCATACCCTCTTGACTTTGAATTAGTCACTAACATTGAATTCCAGCTGCCCAATTACTGCAGGAAGATGTCAGGATTGAAGGGACAGAGGGCTAATCAAACACGAGATGTTGGAAGGGAGTttagagagaagggaataccaatTATTGGTGAAATGAAGATTTTGTTTCCAGTGAAAGATTTCAAAACTCTCCCTATTGTTTTTATAGCAGCTATCATGCTTCTGATAAAAGATATGATAATTGAAAAAAAGGTGGATACTTACTTTTCTGTACTCTGTTGTGGGCTCAGGTAATGACCTGAGCCAGGATCCTGGTACTTGGAATTGCTCCGAATGCACTCTTTAATCAAtcaaattgaaaaagacaaattctgaaagaaaagtagaaacaaaggaaaaatgaaaaaagcagtAATAGTAATTACTGCATAACCAATGTTTGACTAAATTAAAGAGGTAATAATCCCGCTTTGAACTGTGTGATTATTCAGGTGCACATGCTAGCTCTCCTATAGATGACAAGTTCCTTAATGGAGGTGCTCTGTATTTTTGGAGTGCTCAGTATTTGCTTATCCATGGATGTGTGGAAAAGTGCAGCTAATTTGTGCACCTTTTCATCAACTAGGGACCGAAGAAGTTCTCCCTGTGTGTGAAATGGCCTCCACAGTGAGCCCTAGGTCTTGTGCTCTCATATAAATTGTAACCTGAGTCCAGCTACCTGTCACTGTGGAGTGGAGATCACACATGAATGTTGGGACTGGACGTGCAGGTGCCCTCTGCACATGGAGCAGGCACCTGCAGGTGTGCTTGTCGGGGGAGAACGAGGGACGTGTTTGTAGATTTAGAGTTTTAGCCCATCCTGACCACATTCACAGAATAATGTTCTCTATGACAACATGGCTGATTTAATAAATgaatcattcttctctttcagttGTGTCGATCATCCTGAGTTTCCATTCTCTGAAGAATATTGACTCTCAGCTCTCACTGTGGTTCTTTGAGAATTACTTGCTTCTAGGACTATGAAGAAGATTTTTGTACTTGGTGGAGGTGCTTAAATGTCTGAATGTTTGAAAGTTtgcctttcctttaaaaaaagaaacagttcatGAAACAATAAAGGCTTCAAAGTTAGAATACTTTTTTTTGTGAtagttaaaaaatgcaaattacagAAAGTTTGGAAAGTTGAAAGGAAATGATAGAGAATAAAGATAAGCTATGATTAAcccatttaataatatttaaatttggtGCCTCTTCCTTATGATTTTACTGTAgaaatgtgtgtgttttcatttacaAAGGGAAAAGATTTTCAATTACAGGTTTTCTACTCATTTTTAACTTAGCATAATTATCTtggtaaaataaaaacatgacttAAAAATCCAGTATTATATTTTGCTTACTATAAAGCAGCATatcatattcttttatttaatttcttaattttttgccCATGCTTagcattttgatgaatttttatatattttgccaTTGATTCATTGGTTGTCATTCACTCATTAATTCAGCAAAACTTTATTGAATATTCTTTAGTAACACATTTATTAtcaataaatatcaattaaaatgagaaattcttGAGTCGATAGTCTACTGGAGGATAAGGCTGTGAATGAAATCAGGAGGACTTAGCTGTTAGAAATGAGTAAGGGCCTGTAGGAGATAATTCTGCACAATCTCTCTCATTTCTGTACATCTGTTAGGCAGAGACACCAGCTACCCTTCATCCCACACAAGTTTTCATTTGTACAAGAAACAGCCTTGCAACATAGAGACAGTGGCTCCATTCATTACTCTGGAACAGAAAATACTAAGTTCAAGTAGGCCGAGTGTTATGTAACATTTAAGGGACAGCAAGTTGGCTGACATTaataacaaaggtccatctagtcaaagttatggtttttccagtagtcacatatggatgtgagaggtggactataaagaaagctgaatactgaagaattgatgctttttaattgtggtgttggagaagactcttgagagtcccttggactgcaaggaaacccagtcaatcttaaaggaaattagtccataatattcattggaaggactgatgctgaagctgaaactccaatactttggccacctgatgtgaagaactgactcatttgaaaagaccctgatgctgggaaagattgaaagtgagaggagaagggaacgacagaggataagatggtgggatgaaatcaccaactcaatggacatgagtttgagtaaactcagggagttggtgatgtacagggaagcctggagtgctgcagtccatggggttgcaaagagtcagacacgactgaacaactgaactgaaccaaagttGGCTGATTTGGGTCAAGCTTAGTGAGGTGCAGagacagaagctgaagatatgcCAGAGAGATAGTGGCACCATAGGGATTGTGTCACAAGGGGTTTTGAAAGGACTTTACTCTGAGGGAAATGGAGAATGATATTTTGGGTTCTGAGCAGAGTAGTTACATAAATTGACATGCTTCAAAAAAAATTACCCTTGTTGCTATTTtgagatgaaaaagagaaaaaagagcccTCTTTTAGGACTTTACAGCAATCTAGGTGAGAGATGATGTTGGCTTGGACCACAGAAGGAACAGTAAGTGTGGTCAAAGTTGTTAGAATAGGGATACATTTTAAGGGCTCCATCAACTAGATTGTCTGACATATTGGATGTAAAGTGAAAGGAAGAGGGGAATCAAAGCTGACTCCCAACGTTTGTGCTTAAGGGATAGGAAAAGGAGATGCCCTTTTCTCAGATGGAGATGATGTTGGGGAGGACATTTTTTTGTGTGAAGATTATGAGTTCAGTtacagacatggatctttgagatGCCTTTAGGTACCCAAGTGAAGATGCATGCACACAGTTGGACATTAAGTCTATTAGAGAAAAGGGTTaggtaaaatatttatatttgtggcTTCTCAAATTTAGTTGCCACTTAAAGCCATGAAACTAGAAAATCAGAGATAATACAGTATACTTGAGTGAGTGTAGTCTGGGACATCACGCTTCATGAGAATCCAGCATTGAGAAGttagttttttcttaaaaaaaaaaaaagaaaaagaatttgcagGAACCAGCAGAAGAGGCAGAGAAGAAGAGGTTAGTGAGGTAGGAGGGACTGTTCTTAGAAGGCACATGAAGTAAATGATTGGAGGAGAAAAGAATCCAGTTCTTGCAAGGGGACAAGTAAGAGAAGACTGAACCTGACCATTGGATTTGGCAGGTAACCTTGGCAAGGTCAAGGGCAGCTCTGATAGAGTGGTGAAGGCAAACTCGAGTAGAGTGGGTTCAAGAAGTGGTGTTAAGAGGTCAGTGAGAAACAGAGTAGACACAGCTTTCAAAGACTTTGCTGTAATGCAGACCACAGAATTGGGCAGTTGTTGAAGAAGGAAGTGGAATTAAGAGACAAGTACACTGTTGGGGTACCCTGAAGAGGATCGGCAGCCTCTGAGGTCAGAGGAACAGTCCAGCAGAAAGAGGAAATCCTATGATGCCGCAGACGGAAATGGGCTGGTTTGAACCATATCCGTTttagttactgctgctgctacacCAAATGACCAAACACTTTGTGCCTTGAAACAACACCAATGTACTAGTTTACATATCCTGAGGTCAGAAATTCAAAATCCGGTTCAATGGGCTAATTAAAGTGCCAGCAGGCCTGCATTCTTTTCTGGAGGTTGTAGGGGAAATCCATTTTGTTGCCTTTTCCAACTCCTAGAGAACaggtcttgtgttgttggaagagggtgtttgctaagaccagagccttctcttgacaaaattctgttagcttttgccctgcttcatttgtactccaaggccaaacttggaGTACAAAGTCTGTTAATACAAACTAACAGAGATACCTGTTAAttcaggtagctcttgactttctactttcagATTCCAGTCCcctcatgaaaaggacatcttgttcTGGTGTCAGATTTAGAAGGTCTCTTAGGCCTTCagagaaccagtcaacttcagcttctctggcCTTTGTGTTTGGGACATGGACTTGAATTATGGCAATGTTGAATGCTTTGCCATGGAactgaaccgagatcattctgtcacctTTGAGATTGTACCCTAGTATacggcatttcagactcttttgttgactatgagagctactccctttcttctaagggattcttgcccacagtagtagatataatggtcatcagaaTTAATTTCAGCcgttcccgtccattttagttcactgatttctaaaatatccATGTttactcctgccatctcctgttggaccacatccaatttacctggTTTCAgagacctaactttccaggttcctatgcaatattattctttacagcatcagattttacttccacCACTAGAGACATCCACAGttgggtgttgtttctgctttggctctgcctcttcattccttTTAGAGCTATCTCTCCACTCTTTTCTAGTAGCacattggacacctaccaacctgtgTAGCTCATCCTTCAGTATGAtatacttttgccttttcatactgttcatggggttctcaaggcaggaatgtTGAAGTGGCTCgccattccttctccatcatCGGATCTCTCCATCATGacttgtccatcttgggtggccctgcatggcatgactGATAGTTTCATGAGTTATACAaggttgtgatccatgtgatcacattgtttagttttctgtgattgtagttttcaaGAGGTTTGTGCAAGTTTCCTGATGTGAGGTACTGACTGTGGGGAAGTAtttctctggtgggcagggcaatgcttagtaaatctttaacccaattttctgcTGGTGGGTGGTGAAATGAGCAGAATCCTTTGTTCCTTGCCCTGGTACCATGTCTTTTCCCTGCTCTTTGTGGAAAacttcaaagaataagtttaatcagagaactGAGAAACTAGACACATAGGAAAAGGGTCACaggagactaaataataacaatgtGGTCATTAAGCATAATCAAGGACTTCCCGCTATTTCTCAAGGGCTAGAGATAATATTCTgaaccatatcctgtgagctgccGTATAGATTCTAGaacaccaggtggagaagttaaccaCACGATGGCCAGAATATAtccatgacataagctgccacaattctgagtaCTGAACTCAAGAAATGCAAACAGATGGGTCCTGGAACTGAAGACTAATGTACATAGAACGGCAAGATGACAcaggtcagaccactgatgaccaatttgaagatgactcTCAGAGCAGACTGTAGTGTTTCTGCATATGGCAACACTATCACTTCTGTCTATAAGGGCTCTTGCCCCACTGGTTGAAGTGGAGGGGGTTCGGCCTTTGGGTCAATGTCTGTAACCCCAACAGCCCAGTTGCTGGAATCTGAAATCaaacaaactttcctttccagcaACCTGGCCTGATTATTGGCTTTGAAGTGAAGAGCAGCTGTCCCTGCAAACGCCCTTTTGGTAAAAGTGGGACTGTGCGCCCTCCAGtagaatggaaaaccactaggccattctggtttgacctaaatgaaattccttatgattatacagtggaagtgacagaaagattcaagggattagatatgatagacagagtgcctgaagaactatgggtggagatttgtaacactgtacaggaggcagtgaccaaaccattaccaagaaaagaaatgcaacaaggcaaaatggttgtctgaggagaccttacaaatagctgagaaaagaggaaaagcaaaaggcaaaggaggaagggaaagacttacccatctgaatgcagagtttcaaggaATAGCTAGGAGAGGTAAGGAAGtcttaagtgatcagtgcaaagaaattgaagaaaacagtataatgagaaacactagagatcacttcaacaaaattagagatattaaaggaatatttcatgcaaagatgatgacaataaaggacagaaattgtattaCCTAAGATAAGCAGAACAGATTaggaacaggtggcaagaatacaaagaactatacaaaaaaatggCCTTAATGCTCGGGATAACcattatggtgtgatcactcacatagagccagacatcatgaaatgtgaagtcaagtgggcattaggaagaatcactatgaatgaaactagtggaggtgatggaattccagctgagctattctaaatcctaaaagatgatgctgtgaaagtgctgcactcaatagcccagcaaatttgggaaactcagcagtggccccaggactggaagaagtcagttttcattccaatcccaaagaagggcaatgccaaagaatgttcaaactactgcacaattgcactcatttcacatagtAGCAAGGTAATGCTGAAAATCTTTGATGCTAGGCTTCAatggtatgtgaaccaagaacttccagatgttcaagttggatttagaaaagccagaggaaccagagatcaaattgcctacatccattggatcatcaaaaaagcaagagaattccacaaaaaaatctacttctgtttcattgactatgctaaagcctttgactctgtggatcacaacaaactttggaaaattcttaaagagatggaaataccagaccactttacctgcctcctgagaaacctgtatgcaggctaagaagcaatagttagaactggacatgaaacaatggactggttccaaattgtgagaggagtacatcaaagctgtatattttcaccctgcttgtttactttatatgcagagtacattatgtggaatgccgagctggatgaatcacaaggtgggttgaagattgctgggagaaatatcagtaacctcagatacgcagatgacatcaccttaatggcagaaaagt contains these protein-coding regions:
- the LOC138091803 gene encoding dihydrodiol dehydrogenase 3-like, with translation MDPKSQRMKLNDGHFIPVLGFGTYAPPEVAKRDALEFTPFAIEIGFRHIDCAHAYQNEEEVGQAIQSKIADGTVKREDIFCTSKLWLTSLRPELVRPALEKSLKNLQLDYVDLYIMHYPLALKPGEELYPKDENGKLIFDSVDFCRTWEALEKCKDAGLTKSIGVSNFNHKQLEKILNKPGLKYKPVCNQVECHPYLNQSKLLYFCKSHEIVLVAYAALGSQRVKEWVNPNHPVLLEDPVLSAIAQKHKKTAALVALRYQIQRGVVVLAKGNNKKWIKENIQVFDFELTPEDMKAIDGLNHNIRYYDLHLCVDHPEFPFSEEY